The Erinaceus europaeus chromosome 6, mEriEur2.1, whole genome shotgun sequence sequence ACTCATTGGTCCACATGCCCACTGGATGCTGTCCGATTCTGGAATGGCCAGAGAGCTGGTCTCTGAGCCCTAGGAGCAGGGTCCCCACCTCCCTCTGCATCTGAGTGTGTGGGGTGTTGGTCAGATTGACAGGCATGGCCTCAGGGCTCCggcgtggggtggggggagaagagcaCAGGTCCGGTCTGTCCCCACCTCCCGGGGCGTGAAGACAGCCTGTGTGTGACCACAGCGCCGTCTGACGCCCATCCCTTCGCTTTCCCACTTCTGTCGGAACCCAGCAAGGAGAATTTCAGTAGCATCCCCGACCTGGAGCTCAACCCCATCCGAGCCAAAATCGTCCGTGCCTTCTTTGACAACAGGTGAGTCCTTTCCTGCCAGAGCTGAGGACAGGTGACTGAGGCAGGGATGGCTCTCGGGGCGCCTGTGCTCTGAACACCCCTTGGCTGACGGCGAGGAGCCAGGGACACAGCACCTGGGGCCGAGCCCTTTACCCGGCGCTGAGCTGGGAGTAGTCGCGGGCCTCACACGTGCTCAGCACCACCAAGCAGCCGCCCAGCTGGCCGGCTTTAGCCGTTAGTTAGCTTGATCTTattgatagagaaactgagagggaaggaggggagagaggctgagacacctgcagccctgcttcgccacttgagaagcttcccccttgtaggtgggggaccaggggcttgaacctgggtccttgtgcattgtaattccTGCACTTAGCCAGtcgtgccgccacctggccccctttgtttttattgtcagggttctcttgtttctttttgataggacagaaattgaggggagggggaaagagggagagagggggcacctgcagcactgcttcgttgcttgggaagcttcccctctgcaggtggggacaggggcttgaacccaggccctggaGCATGGTAACCCATGTGCTCAACTGGGAACGCCGTCACCCAGCCCCTTCATGTTTTctgccagggtttttgctggggcgtCTCGTCTGCACGAGAAGGCATATGTGTGCGCTCTATACACCCAGGGGTCACCTTTACGTCCTGGAAATTGGGTCTGTGCCTCTCCCCCCATATGTTAAGTTTTCAAAAACTGGAAGATAACTGACTGGGTAGTCCCAGCATCATGGGGAAGTCTCACAGCCCTGgggaagctttagtactgtggCCGCTCACTGTCTACCTGCGATAAAAAGAATGGAAGAGGCACCTTGGCACCACAAAAATGGAAAAGCCTTGACTAAGTGCACAGACCCTGCCAGAAGCAGGTGGCTGGATCAGGGCCGGGGCCGTGTGGGGGCAGCTCAGGGAGGTGGCAGTGGCCACCGGTGGCCGAGCCGGAGGACTAGGTGTGGTCTGTGGTGACCCAGAGCCCCCTGCCCTCCAGGAACCTGCGCCGGGGGCCCAGCGGCCTGGCCGAGGAGATCAACTTTGAGGACTTCCTGGGCATCATGTCCTACTTCCGGCCCATGGACACGGGGCTGGACGAGGAGCAGGTGGAGCTGTGccgcagagagaagctgagatgtGCGTGGGGCCCGGGCTGGGGggcgtcctggagctcctccaCAACAccccaggggaggggaggccccTACGGACCCCCGGGAGCTGGTGCAGCCGGGAGGCGGCTCGGCAGAGTTCTGGTGCCACCCCGTCCCTCCCGACACCCCCCCcctctgccactgccccccaGTTCTATTCCACATGTACGACTCGGACAGCGACGGCCGCATCACCCTGGAAGAGTATCGAAATGTAAAGTAGGCTCCCTGCCTGCCCGCCACCCCGCACTGCCGCCTGGAGGCTCCAGGtcacctacccccccacccccgcaggtggtggAGGAGCTGCTCTCGGGGAACCCCCACATCGAGAAGGAGTCTGCCCGCTCCATCGCCGATGGGGCCATGATGGAGGCGGCCAGCGTCTGTGTGGGGCAGATGGTGAGCTTCTGGGAAGTCCCAGCCAGCTTCTGCGAGGCCTAAAGAGGGTGGTGACATCAGCCTGGCTCCCCCTTGCCAGGGTTGCTGGAGGACCCTACTGTCCTGCCAGGCTTGGGGGGCCCTAGCCTGTGGGGGATTCACTGCCATCATGATTCTGTTCTGGGGGTCCCCATCAGGACGCTGGGTCTGGTGTGTGTGAGGAGTATTGGTGATACGGGGGCGGGGGTGTCAGCCTATAGCCTTGCTGATTGCTGGGGGAATGGGGTGAGGGTTTGGGCTGAGCCGGAACTCCTGGGCGCAGGGGGAGCTGGGCTGGGGTCCACCAGACCAGGTGCCGTTCGTTGTGGGGGCTGTTCCCCAAAAGCTCCAGGCACTCCTGTGCTCGCAAGAGTCAGGGTGCCCCTACCTGCAAGGCCTCATGTGCAGCCCAGGAGGGAAGGGGTCTTGTCTGCACCTCAGTCTGtttgtgttgggggagggggccgCCGTTCTGTGTCTGGTCAggccctgtggggtggggggggtacagGGGTTTCCCCAGCAGAGGAGCCTCCCTCAGCAGTGCTGGGGCCTCCTGTCGGGGAGCATGGGGCTCCTACAGGGGGTGGCCTGCCAGCCCCCCTGGATTTAATTACGATCTCCTCTAAACTGCTCCCTCCTATTGCCACCGTTTCTTTAATTTGCTGTGTGGAAAATTGTTGGCAGCTGCTCTGCAGAGAAATCCTTTCTAGCTGGGGAGCCCCAGCAGCTGGGGGGAGGTGCTGGCTGTGTGGAGGGTGTCCCCACCCCGCAGCACAGCACAGTGACAGTCCCCAGCCTGGTGTCCCCCAGAGCCAGCTGCCGACTACTCTAGAGTGGCCTCTGCAGACCTCGCTGGGAGCTGGGCTGCTTGTGGGGTTTGGTGGGTgcttccctctgccctctgcccccctccctgGGACTCTTCTGAGGACCGTGGGGCCACTGCAGGGGCCTCCTCTGTGCTTGCCTGTGCTGTGGGGGcgtgagagaaaaagggagagaggagagaggagagagagagcgagccctGCACCACTCCATCTGTGGGACTTCCCCGGGTGCTGCCCtcagtgctcccatatggtgctggggcttgaacccagggcctcctttGTGGTGAGGCCACTCTGTACCCCCACCGCCTGCCATCTTGCTCAGCACAGGTGGGGTTGGACAGTGGGCTTTCCTCTTGCCTGTGAGCCTGTGCCCAAGGGGAGGAGGTGGGCAGTCAGCTGTCAGGGGAAGCGGGTGAGCTGCCTAAGCCCGTGGTCACTGTCCTGCTCCTGACTGTGGCCCTGATGGCCGGTGGGTTGTGAGGGGTCTGAGGTCACGTGTGCCCAGAGCAGGGAAGGGGGCAGCACTGTCTGGGGCTCAGGCTGGGTGTGGGCTCATGGACTCATGGAGGGTTGGGGGTGGCCAAACCCAGCTTTTCCCTGCTGCTGCGACTAGGCTGTTGGGAAGTGGCAGGTGACTCTTGGGGGCCTGGGagctggggggtgtgggggacagGGCCCCACCCTTCCACTCCATTGCCAGGTTCTCCCTGGGGACCCTGGAGACCTCCGCCCGCCCACCTTCCACTCCACTGTCAAACCAGTGCGGGGGGTGGAGTTGAGGGTGACTGGCCAGCGCTGAGAACAGTCCACAGCAGGCCTCTTCTCGCTTCCCCATGAGCAGAGCAGCTGGGGCTGGAGGCTCCTCCGGGTCTTCTCAGCCCTGTGCTCTGTCCCCAGGAGCCCGACCAGGTGTATGAGGGGATCACCTTCGATGACTTCCTGAAGGTGAGTGGGAGAGGGTGTGGGCATGGGAGCTGGGGAACCCCACAAAGGGAGAGCAGCAGCTCTGTGGGAAGGGGGCCAGCCCCGGCATCGTCTCCAGGCACATTCGAGCTGGTCTGTCCATCCGCCCATCTCTAATGAGAGGGCCAGTCACATGTGCTCTAAGCTGGCCCAGCCCAGCTCGGGCTGACCGCTCACACCTGGCCcttcctgggggcccagggcaccTTCTCAGGATCCCCCAGGGCTAGTTGAAAGCAGCATCTTGCCTAGGTGCAGGCAAGGCAGGAACTGAGGCTGCCTTTTAGGGCTGTCCCCATCTCCGGCAGGCTGCTCAACCCTCACCCAGGACTCCCAGGTCCTGGGGACCCCCAGGCGTGGCTCCAGGCCACATCCCTGTCACCTGCTCGTGGGCACCTGTAGCAGGGAGCCCTGAGCACCTGatgacattgggggggggggcccgAGGTTCTGGCATCTGACCCACCTGCTGGCATCCCCCTCCCCAGCCAGGCCTTGACCCTGTGCCACCTGACCTGTAGCACTTGGGTGTGCAGGGGTCTGTCCCCAGGAGCTCCATTCCCCCTCCAGCAAGGGTCTGCACACAGCCACCCCCATCGCTCTACCCCGAGCATAGGGCACTGAGAGCTGTGACAGTGACTGACGAGCCCTGCACCAAGTGGCCGCCTACTGCCTGGGAGCCCGCAGACCCCATGTCCCCTCCCGAGACACTGGGGTGACGGCTTCACGGCTGCCAGGCTGTGGGCACTGAGGGGCAACAGCCCTACTGTGCTGTCCCCAGGTCCGCAGTGTGATGCGAAGGACTGGGGCGAACTGGTGGGGACAGAAGCCGCTTGCCCTCCTGGCGAGGTTGTCTGGGGCCTGGTGGCCTGCTCAGGGAGGTCAGAGGCCACTGCCTGGGACCCGTCACAGTGGTGGCCTCATGGAGCCCCTCCCACGGCCGCAGCTGTCCCAGGGGTGGGTGACTTCCCTGGGGGGCAGCACAGGTGTGCTGCCTTTTACCTGGGTAATGGGACCGAGGGATCTGCAGGAGAATCACCGAacctgcagggtgggtgggtTTTCCTCCTGGAGAATCCAGAGGTCGTAGCCGAAGGAGAAGCAGGAGAAAAGGCCTGGGAGGGAGAAGGCGATGGAAGCTGCTTCCCGACTCAGCCTGAGGTCTCCAGACGCCCATCTCTGGGTGTCACCTGCCGGCACGTGTACATCTGGGTGGTGGcaggaaaaggggtggggggccGGCCAGGGTTTGTGGACACTCCTGACCGAGGCTCTGGGTCCATCCAGATCTGGCAGGGGATTGACATCGAGACCAAGATGCACGTGCGCTTCCTCAACATGGAGACCATGGCTCTCTGCCACTGACCGATCTGGACACCCCATCCCCCAGGCAGCTCCCTGGGGCGTGGTATGTGGACTCTGCAGTGGtttttctcaaataaaatagagacggGTTTGGTTATGAACGTGGCTCAGGTCTGTTGTCCCCCGGTGGCCTGGTTGGCCGCATGAGGTTGAGTGTGGGGGCTCCCGGTTGGGGAGTGGGGACCCCTCTCTAGGCTTATGTTGGTTTAGGTTTTCTGAGAGGGCTGGGGGTACGCCAGTCTTCCCAGCCCCTTCTCCCTCGGGATAGGTACTTCCTGAGTGTCCTGCTCACGTGGTGGATGGGAAGGGGACTCTGGTGTCCTCGGCCTTGCTGGCCATGCTTGTGTCCAGCTGAGGTGAGGTGACGCCCAGGTGCTGCTCCCACACCTCCAGCTGTCACTTCCCACCTGGCGACTTGTGGGGTGTCTGGCTgaggctctggtgctgtgctgCTA is a genomic window containing:
- the TESC gene encoding calcineurin B homologous protein 3; translated protein: MGAAHSASEEVRELVGKTGFSSDQIEQLHRRFKQLSGDQPTIRKENFSSIPDLELNPIRAKIVRAFFDNRNLRRGPSGLAEEINFEDFLGIMSYFRPMDTGLDEEQVELCRREKLRFLFHMYDSDSDGRITLEEYRNVVEELLSGNPHIEKESARSIADGAMMEAASVCVGQMEPDQVYEGITFDDFLKIWQGIDIETKMHVRFLNMETMALCH